The following is a genomic window from Desulfofarcimen acetoxidans DSM 771.
ATTGTCGGGCTTCTTTCCGGATTGTTCGGTGTAGGCGGGGGGTTTTTGTTGACACCTTTGTTGATGATGCTCGGGGTTCCTCCGGCAGTTGCTGTGGCCAGTGATACAAACCAGATTGTTGCAGCTTCAGCTTCAGGCACATTGGCTCATGCCAAAAATAAAAATGTTGATTTTAAACTTGGCTTTATTATTCTTATAGGCGGCCTGGTTGGCGGAAGTTTAGGTACAGCACTTGTAAAAGTTCTTCGTGCTATGGGTAATTTTGATTTTGTGTTGAAATCTTCATATGTGGTTATGCTGCTTGTTGTAGGAACATTCATGTTTATTGAGAGTATTAACTCGCTGAGGAAAAAGGATGACACCGGCAGCGGTAAGCCTTCAGCGGTAAAGCGGTTTATGGACAAAATGCCTGTGAAAATGTATTTTGAAGTATCAGGTATTGAGAGTTCGGCTATAGTGCTTTTTGCACTTGGTTTGCTTGTTGGAGTTCTGGCTGCTTTAATGGGCGTTGGCGGCGGTTTTATTATGCTGCCGGTTATGATTTATCTAATCGGTATGCCAACACATAATGCGGTTGGAACCAGTATATTTGTAATTATTTTCACAGCTATAAATGTTACTGTTGCTAACAGTGCCTTAAATCACACAGTTGATTTGGTATTGGCTATGGTTTTGTTGGTTGGATCCTCAATCGGAGCGCAGTTTGGCGCCAAATTGGGTAAAAAGCTTAAAGCTGAGCAGCTTCGTGTTGTGTTTTCCGCAATTGTTCTTCTGGTGATGGTAAAAATGCTTGTAGATTTATTGGTTACACCTGCCGCGTTGATTGGTTTGGGAGGCGGTCATTAATGAAAAAGCATATTTACTTATTGATTGGGCTATTTTTATTCTTATTAAGTGTTAACCCGGTTTGGGCCCAAGATGCTAAT
Proteins encoded in this region:
- a CDS encoding sulfite exporter TauE/SafE family protein is translated as MNIFFPIARMPISIVSILGLGGIVGLLSGLFGVGGGFLLTPLLMMLGVPPAVAVASDTNQIVAASASGTLAHAKNKNVDFKLGFIILIGGLVGGSLGTALVKVLRAMGNFDFVLKSSYVVMLLVVGTFMFIESINSLRKKDDTGSGKPSAVKRFMDKMPVKMYFEVSGIESSAIVLFALGLLVGVLAALMGVGGGFIMLPVMIYLIGMPTHNAVGTSIFVIIFTAINVTVANSALNHTVDLVLAMVLLVGSSIGAQFGAKLGKKLKAEQLRVVFSAIVLLVMVKMLVDLLVTPAALIGLGGGH